A region of Candidatus Binatia bacterium DNA encodes the following proteins:
- a CDS encoding GDSL-type esterase/lipase family protein has translation MALFARRGLRLIALIALTVAVLEGTLQGAAWVIRQTGRQAENAWQGEGLRVLAVGDSNTYGLYLDQQDSYPSQLEALWNATHPAGAQIEVLNLGYPGNGTAAILRDYERLLSTLRPDVVLLLVGANDYWALPAAADSSPEKFDGPSTLLKQSRLYRLWRIARAGDNESPSETPNFRTREAEDQVQGMILRQENVSETITISGESFPVGFRARGEPAAPGQAERGLRKSLRTLAAMTRESGALLVALTYPSSEGLYQLANEVIRSEMKAQDTLIDVNRTFEVVCRNEAECDPLFLPDRHPTAKGYGIVASVLSRELAAPLSGLASPRGSDDQKP, from the coding sequence ATGGCCCTGTTCGCCCGACGCGGCCTCCGACTGATCGCGTTGATCGCGTTGACCGTCGCGGTTCTGGAGGGCACCTTGCAGGGAGCGGCATGGGTGATTCGGCAAACAGGCCGACAAGCCGAGAATGCCTGGCAGGGCGAGGGTCTTCGGGTGCTCGCCGTGGGCGACTCGAACACCTACGGCCTCTACCTCGATCAGCAGGATTCGTATCCGAGCCAGCTGGAAGCGCTCTGGAATGCCACACATCCGGCAGGGGCGCAGATCGAAGTCCTGAACCTCGGTTACCCGGGCAACGGAACGGCAGCGATCTTGAGGGATTACGAAAGGCTGCTCTCGACGCTTCGCCCCGACGTCGTGCTGCTGCTCGTCGGGGCCAACGACTACTGGGCGCTTCCTGCAGCTGCTGATTCGTCTCCCGAAAAATTTGATGGACCGTCGACTCTCCTCAAACAGTCCAGACTCTATCGCCTTTGGCGCATTGCTCGTGCCGGCGACAATGAGTCCCCTTCTGAAACTCCGAATTTCCGCACACGCGAGGCGGAGGATCAGGTCCAGGGAATGATTCTTCGGCAGGAGAATGTGTCGGAGACCATCACGATTTCGGGCGAGAGCTTCCCGGTTGGTTTTCGTGCACGCGGAGAACCGGCGGCTCCGGGACAAGCCGAACGCGGCCTGAGAAAGAGCCTGCGCACGCTCGCAGCGATGACACGCGAGTCCGGCGCGCTTCTGGTGGCGCTGACCTACCCCTCCAGCGAGGGCCTGTATCAACTGGCCAATGAAGTCATTCGATCAGAAATGAAGGCGCAGGATACTCTGATCGACGTCAACCGGACCTTCGAGGTGGTATGTCGGAATGAAGCTGAATGTGATCCGCTTTTTCTCCCCGACAGGCACCCGACGGCGAAGGGCTACGGGATCGTTGCGTCGGTGCTATCGCGGGAACTGGCAGCCCCACTTTCAGGACTGGCATCACCGAGGGGATCTGACGACCAGAAACCCTAG